A genome region from Gemmatimonadota bacterium includes the following:
- a CDS encoding sialidase family protein: MRQLENGLSERTLAFEPGFEVHGEVVCRTFQPSYVVTRNGVLIAFCQGRLRGGRDDDPKVILTSRSSDWGATWSPARAVSGRITHYAVSAYLSERDGRERVSVLSMVDLRGTENIYDKDYGEMRAQSGIDIDAVGRDTPMVLCRFDSDDDGDTWTMETLLGDRSPLNHRYSDGTLIMFNAVGQVHAISEGPYRGRFVLGGPVTVVPEGEAVTNYFRNHPQSGSAVIYSDDQGETWRVDGFITDYLANEASAVSVNRGEELLLVRRLNSRGMLESHTPLADVRPGPVQRIAHTSTDCGKTWSRPFLVDISGVLCHGTLARGGRRLLFSIPNGSGLPESERQHATERQRGAIYFSDDEGQTWRHKVIEPKTFSYSTVGPLNESQYITLYACSSMGQEGVGCRVFEDAWLDA; this comes from the coding sequence ATGAGACAGCTTGAAAATGGGTTGAGTGAACGGACGCTGGCTTTTGAGCCTGGTTTTGAGGTGCACGGTGAGGTGGTGTGTCGCACGTTTCAGCCGTCGTATGTCGTCACGCGCAACGGCGTGTTGATCGCCTTTTGTCAGGGCAGGTTGCGCGGCGGTCGCGACGACGATCCAAAGGTGATTCTGACGAGCAGGAGCAGCGATTGGGGCGCGACGTGGTCGCCAGCGAGGGCTGTTTCGGGACGGATCACCCACTACGCGGTGTCTGCGTATCTTTCCGAACGAGATGGACGCGAGCGCGTGTCCGTTCTGTCTATGGTTGATTTGCGGGGTACGGAGAATATTTACGACAAGGACTATGGCGAGATGCGGGCGCAGTCCGGTATCGATATCGACGCCGTGGGGCGCGATACGCCTATGGTTCTTTGCCGGTTTGATTCGGATGATGATGGCGATACCTGGACTATGGAGACGTTGCTCGGGGACCGGTCGCCTCTGAATCACCGCTATTCCGATGGGACGCTGATTATGTTCAATGCGGTGGGGCAGGTTCACGCGATTTCTGAAGGTCCATATCGGGGGCGGTTCGTTCTGGGCGGACCTGTTACTGTGGTGCCCGAGGGAGAGGCCGTTACGAATTATTTTCGCAACCATCCCCAGTCCGGTTCTGCCGTTATCTACAGCGATGATCAGGGCGAGACCTGGCGCGTGGATGGCTTTATTACGGATTATCTTGCCAATGAAGCTTCCGCTGTGTCGGTTAACCGCGGTGAGGAATTGTTGCTCGTTCGCAGGCTGAATTCGCGCGGTATGCTCGAATCCCACACCCCTCTCGCGGATGTGCGTCCCGGTCCTGTGCAGCGCATTGCCCATACTTCGACGGATTGTGGCAAGACGTGGTCCAGGCCCTTTCTCGTCGATATCAGTGGGGTGCTCTGCCACGGCACACTTGCCCGGGGCGGGAGGCGTCTGCTCTTTTCTATTCCCAATGGCTCCGGTCTGCCCGAATCCGAGCGGCAGCACGCCACAGAGCGCCAGCGCGGTGCGATCTATTTTAGTGACGACGAAGGTCAGACATGGCGCCACAAGGTTATCGAGCCGAAGACTTTCTCGTACAGTACCGTTGGTCCTCTCAATGAATCCCAGTATATCACGCTCTACGCATGCAGTTCCATGGGGCAGGAGGGCGTCGGGTGTCGGGTGTTTGAAGATGCGTGGCTGGATGCTTAG
- a CDS encoding phytanoyl-CoA dioxygenase family protein has translation MIGESEISQFEEVGAVTIDTPFSKARLDSVSRVFDRMLPFEGPEDGKSAQYRVGQRYFLEPELLDLIQDPFLEAVAKKTLGADAVHFFNAFIVTSYPQPGAIFSFSEHVDIKYSLSDLDATPKQMLCSCLLWLSDVTEKRAPLMYRPGSHRLIAEDVEKHGTYIQNPVPFRDLPEMPFADPVPLLAKAGQMTVCTTALVHGASINIDTFPRKVMFIVFKPAGYTIDANMKSIEVREQYYRELRNHLREDRLGILKMN, from the coding sequence ATGATTGGCGAATCTGAAATTTCACAATTTGAAGAGGTCGGAGCGGTCACTATCGATACGCCTTTTAGCAAAGCGCGGTTAGATAGCGTTTCGAGGGTTTTTGATCGGATGCTGCCGTTTGAAGGCCCGGAAGATGGGAAATCGGCCCAGTATCGTGTGGGGCAACGGTATTTTCTCGAGCCTGAATTGCTGGATCTGATCCAGGATCCGTTTTTGGAAGCTGTGGCGAAAAAGACATTGGGGGCCGATGCTGTGCACTTTTTTAATGCGTTTATTGTCACTTCCTATCCACAGCCTGGCGCAATATTCAGTTTTTCCGAACATGTGGATATTAAATATAGCCTGTCAGACCTGGATGCTACACCCAAACAGATGCTTTGCAGTTGTCTGCTCTGGTTGAGCGATGTGACGGAAAAACGGGCACCTCTCATGTACCGACCCGGTAGCCACCGTTTGATTGCAGAGGATGTGGAAAAGCATGGGACTTATATTCAGAATCCAGTCCCATTTCGAGATCTTCCCGAGATGCCTTTTGCAGATCCGGTTCCTTTGCTCGCAAAGGCGGGGCAGATGACGGTTTGCACCACGGCCCTGGTCCACGGCGCGTCTATCAATATTGATACGTTTCCCCGGAAGGTAATGTTTATTGTGTTTAAGCCCGCAGGATATACCATTGATGCTAACATGAAAAGCATAGAAGTCCGAGAACAATATTATCGCGAGTTGAGAAATCATTTGCGTGAAGATCGATTGGGCATTCTCAAAATGAACTGA
- a CDS encoding phytanoyl-CoA dioxygenase family protein: MADNIPIEHRFHFDLSGFLILRNVLTPEECETTLNVLSDLESRTYKDEWMASAPTFGRPKPLPTCDKSRELQIRLNGLLRLDPVFDLMIAHPKVVPYLKAFMGEPQLINTWSISKFKGAQQGGWHRGVPTTDYSYRNGDIRSRMLNTVYFLTDNGSEDGCVVAVPGSHKSNFDLSWQEYQGLDLPGAVAVTGKAGDVLLFSETVIHNGLPKTTEPVRSNLYFNYTHAHYNVMMREPPNGYHRCLPPEIRERFNEAQKEMTRWMELARWDM, translated from the coding sequence ATGGCAGATAATATACCAATCGAACACCGGTTCCATTTTGACCTGAGTGGCTTTCTGATCCTGCGCAACGTATTGACACCCGAAGAATGTGAAACCACTCTGAATGTCCTGTCTGATTTGGAAAGCCGGACATACAAAGATGAGTGGATGGCTTCTGCACCCACTTTTGGCAGACCAAAACCACTACCAACCTGTGATAAGAGTCGAGAATTGCAGATCCGTTTGAACGGTCTCTTACGGCTTGATCCCGTTTTTGACCTGATGATCGCACATCCGAAAGTCGTGCCTTATCTGAAGGCATTTATGGGCGAACCACAACTCATCAACACCTGGTCGATTTCTAAATTCAAGGGCGCGCAACAGGGGGGATGGCATCGCGGCGTGCCAACGACGGATTACAGTTATCGAAACGGCGATATTCGCTCTCGAATGCTCAATACCGTATATTTTTTAACAGATAATGGATCCGAAGACGGGTGCGTGGTGGCTGTACCGGGTTCACACAAGAGCAATTTTGATCTGAGCTGGCAGGAATATCAGGGATTGGATCTTCCGGGTGCCGTCGCAGTAACGGGCAAGGCAGGCGATGTCTTACTCTTTTCCGAGACCGTCATCCACAATGGACTGCCCAAGACCACAGAGCCAGTGCGATCCAATCTGTATTTCAACTACACACACGCACACTATAATGTGATGATGCGCGAGCCGCCAAATGGATACCACAGATGTCTTCCGCCAGAGATCCGCGAACGATTTAATGAAGCACAAAAAGAGATGACGCGGTGGATGGAATTGGCAAGGTGGGATATGTAG
- a CDS encoding DUF2442 domain-containing protein, producing MIATAQVVDDELFVVACDHTLFRVGFEEMPALKRIPEEQRSSFTLSSEGSYIHWPEADVHIDLDVVRYLKDDMWREKKDRERLMSDIRFGEAVAAFRKQCGLRQADIHGLSERQVRRIEKGERTKVDTLGILARSHGLSLKAYLDKIAEILSEGGEVISKVSTSIPQDTIDLSGEQI from the coding sequence TTGATTGCCACTGCACAGGTCGTTGATGATGAGCTTTTTGTCGTGGCTTGTGACCATACCCTGTTCAGAGTTGGCTTTGAAGAAATGCCAGCACTCAAGCGTATTCCAGAAGAACAGCGTTCTTCATTTACTCTCTCCAGCGAAGGCAGTTATATTCACTGGCCTGAGGCTGATGTACATATCGACCTGGATGTTGTTCGCTACCTGAAAGATGATATGTGGCGGGAGAAAAAGGATCGGGAAAGATTGATGTCTGACATTCGGTTCGGGGAGGCGGTTGCCGCATTTCGAAAACAATGCGGGCTTAGGCAAGCCGATATTCATGGCCTTTCGGAACGCCAGGTGCGCAGGATCGAAAAGGGAGAACGGACAAAGGTGGATACGCTGGGGATTCTGGCAAGAAGTCACGGATTGTCCCTGAAAGCATATCTGGATAAAATCGCCGAAATACTTTCTGAAGGTGGTGAGGTTATCTCCAAGGTCTCGACCTCGATTCCGCAAGACACCATAGACTTAAGTGGGGAGCAGATATGA
- a CDS encoding GNAT family N-acetyltransferase — protein sequence MKTDQFPSKVPSFPIGSYNLRGIKPEDARSLYHFMSDKEVTQFTSLHAETLEEVQSWIELMIEQFEKKQSIYWVITEDNRAIGRCHYIYLEATHSRAEIGYYLAKEYWGCGIMTNAVAAIVEYGFEHLKLNRIEARSISRNYGSTRVLEKVGFSKEGTLRQHTFRAGEFFDVEVFSFLNADWQQSRNPL from the coding sequence ATGAAAACAGACCAATTTCCATCGAAAGTCCCATCCTTCCCAATTGGATCTTATAACCTGCGCGGAATAAAACCCGAGGACGCACGCTCTCTCTACCATTTTATGTCTGATAAAGAGGTAACCCAATTTACAAGCTTACATGCAGAAACGCTTGAAGAGGTCCAATCATGGATTGAACTTATGATTGAGCAGTTTGAAAAGAAACAATCGATTTATTGGGTTATAACCGAGGATAATCGTGCCATTGGTCGATGTCACTATATTTATCTCGAGGCTACACATTCAAGAGCCGAAATTGGATACTACCTCGCAAAAGAGTACTGGGGCTGCGGAATTATGACAAATGCTGTCGCTGCAATTGTAGAATACGGTTTTGAACACCTCAAATTGAATCGAATCGAAGCAAGGTCAATTTCCAGGAATTATGGTTCTACACGCGTCCTTGAAAAAGTCGGTTTTTCAAAAGAAGGTACACTGAGGCAACATACTTTTAGAGCCGGTGAGTTTTTCGATGTTGAGGTGTTTTCGTTTTTAAATGCAGATTGGCAACAATCGAGGAACCCTTTATAG
- a CDS encoding DUF433 domain-containing protein → MDEKKLLERITINPKIFRGKPIVRGRRLAVEHVLGMLAAGDTPEVLLKGYPWLTHEDIQACLLYARKVIGHERVEPIRPASAEV, encoded by the coding sequence ATGGATGAAAAAAAACTCTTGGAACGAATTACGATCAACCCGAAGATCTTTAGGGGTAAGCCTATTGTTCGAGGGCGTCGGCTTGCCGTTGAACATGTCCTTGGCATGCTCGCAGCAGGGGATACCCCCGAGGTGCTGCTTAAAGGTTATCCCTGGCTGACACATGAAGATATTCAGGCCTGCCTCCTGTATGCCCGAAAGGTGATTGGGCACGAGCGTGTTGAACCAATCCGACCTGCTTCTGCGGAAGTGTGA
- a CDS encoding pectate lyase, with translation MKPSMFLTIAAFVFSTVGVAPGAEVPAIPAFPGAEGAGAQTVGGRGGRVIEVTNLNDSGPGSLRAAVEATGPRTVVFRVGGTIHLRSPLKISEPYITIAGQTAPGGGICLADYQLSIDADEVIVRFLRVRLGDTSEKDMDAIGSRYHKNIIIDHCSASWSVDECVSLYRGENVTVQWCLISESLRESTHIKGAHGFGGIWGGKRASYHHNLLAHHSSRNPRIAGGEPFVQLVDLRNNVIYNWGYNSCYGGEGDVRINLVNNVYKPGPATRKNVRARLTNPYEGDEGPEGLERWWVAGNLVMGAPDVTADNWLGVHPGNDLPINHFRADGPFEIAPIHTDSAARAYQRVLEHVGAILPSRDTYDKRIVAEVEFGTATYGGSYGGGSGIIDSQKTVGGWPELASGQPPADTDRDGMPDVWEKRYALNPADPADGPKDRDNDGYTNLEEYLNATNPTVYIDYSDPANNRFSWDIESTE, from the coding sequence ATGAAACCATCTATGTTTCTCACCATAGCTGCTTTTGTTTTCTCTACCGTTGGTGTGGCTCCGGGTGCCGAAGTCCCTGCGATCCCTGCGTTTCCCGGTGCCGAAGGAGCCGGTGCTCAAACCGTTGGTGGTCGAGGTGGTCGCGTCATTGAGGTTACCAATCTCAACGACAGTGGTCCTGGCAGCCTTCGCGCCGCCGTAGAAGCCACTGGGCCCCGCACCGTTGTCTTCCGAGTCGGCGGCACAATCCATCTTCGCAGTCCACTCAAGATCAGTGAGCCTTATATCACCATTGCTGGCCAGACCGCTCCTGGTGGGGGCATCTGCCTGGCCGACTATCAGCTCAGCATTGATGCCGACGAGGTTATTGTGCGCTTTCTGCGTGTTCGCCTTGGCGATACTTCGGAAAAAGATATGGACGCCATCGGCAGCCGGTATCATAAGAATATCATCATCGACCACTGTTCAGCCAGTTGGAGTGTAGATGAATGCGTTTCTCTCTATCGCGGAGAGAACGTCACCGTCCAATGGTGCCTGATCTCAGAAAGCCTCCGAGAATCGACGCACATAAAAGGTGCCCACGGCTTCGGTGGCATCTGGGGTGGCAAGCGCGCCAGTTACCATCACAACCTTCTGGCACACCACTCCAGCCGCAACCCGCGTATCGCAGGTGGTGAGCCCTTTGTCCAGCTTGTCGATCTGCGAAACAATGTCATCTATAACTGGGGCTACAACTCCTGCTACGGCGGCGAGGGCGATGTTCGCATCAATCTGGTCAACAATGTTTACAAACCCGGTCCTGCAACCCGCAAAAACGTGCGCGCCCGTCTCACCAACCCTTATGAAGGTGATGAAGGTCCCGAAGGGTTGGAGCGTTGGTGGGTCGCTGGAAATCTCGTTATGGGTGCTCCCGACGTCACTGCTGACAATTGGCTCGGCGTCCATCCCGGTAATGATCTTCCTATCAATCATTTTCGTGCCGACGGTCCTTTCGAGATCGCACCGATACATACGGATTCCGCCGCACGCGCTTACCAGCGCGTTCTGGAACACGTCGGTGCCATCCTCCCGAGCCGTGACACGTACGACAAACGTATCGTCGCCGAGGTAGAATTCGGCACGGCCACTTACGGTGGTTCGTATGGCGGAGGTTCAGGCATTATCGACTCCCAGAAAACGGTTGGTGGCTGGCCCGAATTGGCTTCCGGTCAACCACCTGCCGACACCGACCGCGATGGTATGCCTGATGTCTGGGAGAAACGTTATGCACTCAACCCGGCTGATCCTGCAGACGGCCCAAAAGACCGTGACAACGACGGCTATACCAATCTTGAGGAATATCTCAACGCTACAAATCCCACGGTTTATATTGATTATAGTGATCCGGCCAATAATCGCTTTAGTTGGGACATCGAATCGACCGAGTGA